One genomic segment of Hordeum vulgare subsp. vulgare chromosome 2H, MorexV3_pseudomolecules_assembly, whole genome shotgun sequence includes these proteins:
- the LOC123426439 gene encoding uncharacterized protein LOC123426439: MAPCPGGAGVHARWTARALAGAFLDLAIVYAFLCAAAAASAASALLALLRLRLPCTCSRPHLPCLFAFLFRYPSRVLESLLLSLRSRFPFVVNHDDDSRDEEESVDEEEEEEEVNLKREADEGNDVLSALHQELDKERSAAASAAEEAMAMILRLQKEKSSVEMEVRQQRRTSDERCAFYENEVEELKDILLMRERENRSLQKEVESYRRLLGIAGDDEEEEMMTPRNYLESDPSSSRSVDNNNSVFSFKKQFVRQQVSPIRVGHVKDRNENSPAFQPLGQVPVAGSKLGADSCQDDGTETVVILPLSARSLDFPQSARRLDLPQSARCLDFPQSARCLDLPQSARCLDQGGGVEVNAAADMKAMEELTADEFQEVDSGRLDKACHDFMASDNDANIFDVHVVDDICFSTEVKGLIGRSFSDATMQADKLQNRAAADDLLGKSLNAIKGAQNKIRLAASERRQSLQLQLLEDIADQLQEIKDVADAGRHLHCISPKISKKS; this comes from the exons ATGGCGCCCTGCCCTGGCGGTGCGGGCGTGCACGCGCGCTGGACGGCGCGGGCGCTGGCCGGCGCCTTCCTCGACCTCGCCATCGTCTACGCCTTCCTCTGCGCCGCGGCCGCCGCGTCCGCGGCCTCCGCCCTCCTCGcgctcctccgcctccgcctcccctgCACCTGCTCCCGCCCCCACCTCCCCTGCCTCTTCGCCTTCCTCTTCCGCTACCCCTCCCGCGTCCTCGAgtccctcctcctctccctccgctCCCGCTTCCCCTTCGTcgtcaaccacgacgacgacagccGGGACGAGGAGGAATCCGtcgacgaggaagaggaagaggaagaggtgaATCTGAAGCGGGAGGCGGACGAGGGCAATGACGTGCTCTCCGCGCTGCACCAGGAGCTGGACAAGGAACGCAGCGCCGCAGCATCCGCGGCCGAGGAGGCCATGGCCATGATCCTGCGTCTGCAGAAGGAGAAATCGTCCGTGGAGATGGAGGTGCGGCAGCAGCGCCGCACCTCTGATGAGCGGTGTGCCTTCTACGAGAACGAGGTGGAGGAGCTCAAGGACATCTTGCTCATGAGGGAGCGCGAGAACAGGTCTTTGCAGAAGGAGGTGGAGTCCTACCGGCGGCTGCTTGGTATCGCCGGggacgatgaggaggaggagatgatgaCGCCGCGCAATTACTTAGAGAGCGATCCTAGCTCTTCCCGTTCGGTTGATAATAATAATTCTGTCTTCAGCTTCAAGAAGCAGTTCGTGCGCCAACAAGTGTCGCCCATTCGTGTGGGCCATGTTAAGGACAGGAATGAAAACAGTCCGGCTTTTCAGCCACTTGGACAAGTTCCTGTGGCTGGATCGAAATTGGGGGCAGATAGCTGCCAAGATGATGGCACTGAGACGGTGGTAATTCTCCCACTATCTGCCCGGAGTTTGGATTTCCCCCAATCTGCGCGACGTTTGGATTTGCCCCAATCTGCACGATGTCTGGACTTTCCCCAATCTGCACGATGTTTGGATTTGCCCCAGTCTGCACGATGTTTGGATCAAGGTGGTGGTGTTGAAGTTAATGCTGCGGCTGATATGAAAGCTATGGAAGAGCTGACTGCTGATGAATTTCAGGAGGTGGACAGTGGGCGTCTAGACAAGGCTTGCCATGATTTTATGGCAAGTGACAATGATGCAAATATCTTTGATGTGCATGTTGTTGATGATATTTGCTTCTCTACTGAAG TTAAAGGCCTGATCGGTCGAAGCTTCTCTGATGCAACAATGCAAGCAGACAAGTTACAGAATCGAGCTGCCGCAGATGATCTACTGGGGAAAAGTCTGAATGCAATCAAAGGTGCACAAAACAAGATAAGGCTTGCAGCAAGTGAAAGGAGGCAATCATTACAGTTGCAACTCTTAGAGGACATAGCTGACCAACTTCAAGAAATCAAAGATGTTGCAGATGCAGGGCGACACTTACACTGTATTTCTCCTAAAATTTCAAAGAAAAGCTAG